From Streptomyces sp. NBC_01460, a single genomic window includes:
- a CDS encoding metal-dependent hydrolase encodes MMGPAHSLSGAAAWLGVGAAAAAAGHTMPWPVLVVGALITAGAALAPDLDHKSATISRAFGPVSKAVCEIVDKLSYAVYKATKGPGDPRRTGGHRTLTHTWLWAVLTGGAASLAAITGGRWAVLAILFVHLVLAVEGLLWRAARVSSDVLVWLLGATSAWILAGVLDKPGQGADWLFTEPGQEYLWLGLPIVLGALVHCVGDALTVSGCPILWPIPLGRKRWYPLGPPKFMRFRAGSWVEIKVLMPAFMILGAVGAAAALNVI; translated from the coding sequence ATGATGGGACCGGCACACTCTCTGTCAGGGGCAGCGGCCTGGCTGGGGGTGGGCGCCGCGGCCGCGGCCGCGGGCCACACCATGCCCTGGCCCGTCCTGGTCGTCGGAGCCCTGATCACCGCCGGTGCCGCACTGGCCCCGGACCTCGACCACAAGTCGGCCACCATCTCGCGCGCCTTCGGGCCCGTCTCCAAAGCCGTCTGCGAGATCGTCGACAAGCTCTCGTACGCGGTCTACAAGGCGACGAAGGGACCCGGCGACCCGCGCAGGACCGGCGGTCACCGCACCCTCACCCACACCTGGCTCTGGGCCGTCCTGACCGGAGGGGCGGCCTCCCTCGCGGCGATAACCGGCGGCAGGTGGGCGGTCCTGGCGATCCTCTTCGTCCACCTCGTCCTCGCGGTCGAGGGGCTCCTGTGGCGGGCGGCGCGGGTGTCCAGCGACGTCCTCGTCTGGCTGCTCGGCGCCACCAGCGCCTGGATCCTCGCGGGCGTCCTCGACAAGCCGGGACAGGGTGCGGACTGGCTGTTCACCGAGCCCGGCCAGGAGTACCTGTGGCTGGGGCTGCCGATCGTCCTCGGGGCCCTCGTCCACTGCGTCGGCGACGCGCTCACCGTCTCGGGCTGCCCGATCCTGTGGCCGATCCCGCTGGGACGCAAGCGCTGGTACCCGCTCGGCCCCCCGAAGTTCATGCGCTTCCGGGCCGGCAGCTGGGTGGAGATCAAGGTGCTGATGCCCGCCTTCATGATC
- a CDS encoding DEAD/DEAH box helicase: MTLIDQLPPTADPDALFESFSSWTESQGITLYPAQEEALIEVVSGANVILSTPTGSGKSLVAAGAHFTALAQDKVTFYTAPIKALVSEKFFDLCKLFGTENVGMLTGDASVNADAPVICCTAEVLASIALRDGKYADIGQVVMDEFHFYAEADRGWAWQIPILELPQAQFVLMSATLGDVKMFEEDLTRRTGRPTSVVRSATRPVPLSYEYRLTPITETLTELLDTRQSPVYIVHFTQAAAVERAQSLMSINMCTKEEKEKIADLIGNFRFTTKFGQNLSRYVRHGIGVHHAGMLPKYRRLVEKLAQAGLLKVICGTDTLGVGVNVPIRTVLFTALTKYDGTRVRTLRAREFHQIAGRAGRAGFDTAGFVVAQAPEHVIENEKAVKKAGDDPKKKRKVVRKKAPEGFVAWSETTFDKLIQSEPEPLTSRFRVTHTMLLSVIARPGNAFAAMRHLLEDNHEPRRAQLRHIRRAIAIYRSLLDGGVVEQLDTPDAEGRIVRLTVDLQQDFALNQPLSTFALAAFDLLDAESPSYALDMVSVVESTLDDPRQILAAQQNKARGEAVGQMKADGVEYEERMERLQEVTYPKPLSELLWHAYDVYRTSHPWVGDHPVSPKSVIRDMYERAMTFTEFTSNYELARTEGIVLRYLASAYKALEHTIPDDLKSEDLEDLIAWLGEMVRQVDSSLLDEWEQLANPEVETAEQAQERADEVKPVTANARAFRVLVRNAMFRRVELAALDRVRDLGELDGDAGWDEDAWGEAMDAYWDAHEDLGTGPDARGPKLLKIDEDPAHGLWRVWQAFADPAGDHDWGIRAEVDLAASDEEGRAVVRVTAVGQL, encoded by the coding sequence GTGACCCTTATCGATCAGCTTCCCCCGACCGCCGACCCGGACGCCCTCTTCGAGTCCTTCTCGTCATGGACCGAATCGCAGGGCATCACCCTCTATCCGGCTCAGGAGGAGGCGCTGATCGAGGTGGTCTCCGGGGCGAACGTGATCCTTTCCACCCCCACGGGCTCCGGGAAGAGCCTGGTCGCGGCGGGTGCGCACTTCACGGCGCTGGCCCAGGACAAGGTCACGTTCTACACCGCGCCGATCAAGGCGCTGGTCTCGGAGAAGTTCTTCGACCTGTGCAAGCTCTTCGGCACGGAGAACGTCGGGATGCTGACCGGCGACGCCTCGGTCAACGCCGACGCCCCGGTCATCTGCTGCACCGCCGAGGTGCTCGCCTCCATCGCGCTGCGTGACGGCAAGTACGCCGACATCGGCCAGGTCGTGATGGACGAGTTCCACTTCTACGCCGAGGCCGACCGCGGCTGGGCCTGGCAGATCCCGATCCTGGAACTGCCGCAGGCCCAGTTCGTCCTGATGTCGGCGACGCTCGGTGACGTCAAGATGTTCGAGGAGGACCTGACCCGCCGCACCGGCCGCCCCACCTCCGTGGTGCGCTCGGCGACACGTCCGGTCCCCCTCAGTTACGAGTACCGGCTCACGCCGATCACCGAGACGCTGACGGAGCTGCTGGACACCCGGCAGTCGCCCGTCTACATCGTGCACTTCACGCAGGCCGCGGCCGTCGAGCGGGCGCAGTCGCTGATGAGCATCAACATGTGCACGAAGGAGGAGAAGGAGAAGATCGCCGACCTGATCGGCAACTTCCGCTTCACCACCAAGTTCGGCCAGAACCTGTCCCGCTACGTGCGGCACGGGATCGGGGTACACCACGCGGGCATGCTCCCGAAGTACCGCCGTCTCGTCGAGAAGCTGGCCCAGGCGGGCCTGCTCAAGGTGATCTGCGGTACGGACACCCTGGGGGTCGGCGTCAACGTCCCGATCCGCACGGTGCTGTTCACCGCGCTCACCAAGTACGACGGCACCCGGGTGCGTACGCTGCGCGCCCGTGAGTTCCACCAGATCGCCGGCCGCGCCGGGCGGGCGGGCTTCGACACGGCGGGCTTCGTCGTCGCGCAGGCCCCCGAGCACGTCATCGAGAACGAGAAGGCCGTCAAGAAGGCCGGCGACGACCCCAAGAAGAAGCGCAAGGTGGTCCGCAAGAAGGCCCCCGAGGGCTTCGTCGCCTGGTCGGAGACGACCTTCGACAAGTTGATCCAGTCCGAGCCCGAGCCGCTGACCTCCCGCTTCCGTGTCACGCACACGATGCTGCTCTCGGTGATCGCCCGGCCGGGCAACGCCTTCGCGGCGATGCGGCATCTGCTCGAGGACAACCACGAGCCGCGCAGGGCCCAGCTCCGGCACATCCGCCGGGCCATCGCGATCTACCGCTCGCTGCTCGACGGCGGCGTGGTGGAGCAGCTCGACACGCCCGACGCGGAGGGCCGGATCGTGCGGCTCACCGTCGATCTCCAGCAGGACTTCGCGCTCAACCAGCCTCTGTCCACGTTCGCGCTGGCCGCCTTCGACCTGCTGGACGCCGAATCCCCGTCGTACGCCCTGGACATGGTGTCCGTCGTCGAGTCGACGCTCGACGACCCGCGGCAGATCCTGGCCGCCCAGCAGAACAAGGCGCGGGGCGAGGCCGTCGGGCAGATGAAGGCGGACGGCGTCGAGTACGAGGAGCGGATGGAGCGGCTCCAGGAGGTCACGTACCCGAAGCCGCTGAGCGAGCTGCTCTGGCACGCCTACGACGTGTACCGGACGAGCCACCCGTGGGTCGGCGACCACCCGGTGTCACCGAAGTCGGTGATCCGCGACATGTACGAACGGGCCATGACCTTCACGGAGTTCACCTCGAACTACGAGCTGGCCCGCACCGAGGGCATCGTCCTGCGCTATCTGGCGAGCGCGTACAAGGCGCTCGAGCACACCATCCCGGACGACCTGAAGTCCGAGGACCTGGAGGACCTGATCGCCTGGCTGGGCGAGATGGTGCGTCAGGTGGACTCCAGTCTGCTGGACGAGTGGGAGCAGCTGGCCAACCCGGAGGTGGAGACCGCCGAGCAGGCGCAGGAGCGGGCCGACGAGGTCAAGCCGGTGACGGCCAACGCCCGCGCCTTCCGGGTCCTGGTGCGCAACGCGATGTTCCGCCGGGTGGAGCTGGCCGCTCTGGACCGGGTCCGCGACCTGGGCGAGCTGGACGGCGACGCCGGCTGGGACGAGGACGCGTGGGGCGAGGCGATGGACGCCTACTGGGACGCGCACGAGGACCTGGGCACAGGCCCGGACGCGCGCGGCCCGAAGCTGCTGAAGATCGATGAGGACCCCGCGCACGGTCTGTGGCGGGTGTGGCAGGCCTTCGCCGACCCCGCGGGGGACCACGACTGGGGAATTCGTGCGGAGGTCGATCTCGCGGCCTCCGACGAGGAGGGCCGGGCGGTCGTCCGGGTCACGGCCGTGGGCCAGCTGTGA
- a CDS encoding acyl-CoA thioesterase — protein MTNPADSLVDLLDLERIEVNIFRGRSPEESLQRVFGGQVAGQALVAAGRTTDGDRPVHSLHAYFLRPGRPGVPIVYDVERVRDGRSFTTRRVTAVQQGRTIFNLTASFHRPEEAGFEHQLPPARVVPDPDELPTVADEVREHLGGLPEALERMARRQPFDIRYVDRLRWTQEEIEDADPRSAVWMRAVGPLGDDPLVHTCALTYASDMTLLDAVRIPVEPLWGPRGFDMASLDHAMWFHRPFRADEWFLYDQESPIATGGRGLARGRIYDRQGQLLVSVVQEGLFRRLDGV, from the coding sequence ATGACGAACCCCGCCGACAGCCTGGTCGACCTGCTCGACCTGGAGCGGATCGAGGTCAACATCTTCCGTGGCCGCAGTCCCGAGGAGTCCCTGCAACGGGTCTTCGGCGGGCAGGTCGCCGGCCAGGCCCTGGTCGCGGCCGGCCGCACCACGGACGGGGACCGTCCGGTGCACTCGCTGCACGCGTACTTCCTGCGGCCCGGGCGGCCCGGCGTCCCGATCGTGTACGACGTGGAGCGGGTGAGGGACGGCCGGTCCTTCACCACGCGCCGGGTCACCGCCGTACAGCAGGGCCGGACGATCTTCAACCTGACGGCGTCCTTCCACCGTCCGGAGGAGGCCGGCTTCGAGCACCAGCTGCCGCCGGCCCGCGTCGTGCCCGATCCGGACGAGCTGCCGACCGTCGCGGACGAGGTGCGTGAGCACCTGGGCGGTCTGCCGGAGGCTCTGGAGCGGATGGCCCGGCGCCAGCCCTTCGACATCCGCTACGTCGACCGGCTGCGCTGGACGCAGGAGGAGATCGAGGACGCGGACCCGCGGAGCGCGGTGTGGATGCGTGCGGTCGGCCCGCTGGGTGACGACCCGCTCGTCCACACGTGCGCGCTGACGTACGCGAGCGACATGACGCTGCTCGACGCGGTACGGATCCCGGTCGAGCCGCTGTGGGGACCGCGCGGCTTCGACATGGCGTCGCTGGACCACGCCATGTGGTTCCACCGGCCGTTCCGCGCGGACGAGTGGTTCCTCTACGACCAGGAGTCGCCGATCGCCACGGGCGGCCGCGGGCTGGCCAGGGGGCGGATCTACGACCGCCAGGGCCAGTTGCTCGTGTCCGTGGTGCAGGAGGGGCTGTTCCGCCGGCTCGACGGCGTGTGA
- a CDS encoding DUF6011 domain-containing protein: MESPEPFPDFPGPPPEPVRASGRRPVRCALCGRPLTGTESRRAGLGPACDAKLHPPGPDIRSRRHEVDQDPLPGT; encoded by the coding sequence GTGGAGTCCCCCGAGCCCTTCCCAGATTTTCCCGGACCGCCGCCCGAGCCGGTCCGGGCCTCCGGCCGCCGTCCGGTGCGCTGCGCGCTGTGCGGACGCCCCCTCACCGGCACGGAGTCACGCCGTGCCGGACTCGGCCCCGCCTGCGACGCCAAACTGCATCCGCCGGGGCCGGACATCCGCAGCCGCCGCCACGAGGTGGACCAGGACCCGCTCCCGGGCACCTGA
- a CDS encoding DUF389 domain-containing protein — MDMIQVRAVSPPDLTGRVEELLTGSPYVLDLVVQRDTVRNPDGDSVSCDVLTGAANEILRGLRELGVDVRGSLVIAPVGMAFSGQASQEATRRLGKLAGAPVWEQVEARIRSEGRYAPSFYLYLVIAGLIGSVGIVTNSQILIVGAMVVGPEYGAIVAVALGIERGDRGMVRTGLSALCSGLLLTIAVTFLFSLLIRGFGLQSEAFDRGLRPVSDLINTPNFFSFAVAGLAGVVGIVSLTEARTSALLGVFISVTTIPAAAAISVSTAFASWSEARGSLIQLLVNLAVLIVVGAAALRCQRVIWGRVGRARHGRA, encoded by the coding sequence GTGGACATGATCCAGGTCCGCGCCGTCAGCCCGCCGGACCTCACCGGGCGGGTCGAGGAGCTCCTCACCGGCAGTCCGTACGTCCTGGACCTGGTCGTGCAGCGCGACACCGTGCGCAATCCCGACGGGGACTCCGTCTCGTGCGACGTGCTGACGGGAGCCGCGAACGAGATCCTCCGCGGCCTGCGGGAGTTGGGGGTCGACGTGCGGGGGTCCCTCGTCATCGCGCCGGTCGGCATGGCGTTCTCGGGGCAGGCCTCCCAGGAGGCGACGCGCAGACTCGGGAAGCTGGCCGGCGCGCCGGTGTGGGAGCAGGTGGAGGCGCGTATCCGCTCGGAGGGGAGGTACGCGCCGAGTTTCTACCTCTACCTGGTCATCGCGGGCCTCATCGGGTCGGTCGGCATCGTCACGAACTCACAGATCCTGATCGTCGGGGCGATGGTCGTCGGCCCCGAGTACGGGGCGATCGTCGCCGTGGCCCTGGGCATCGAGCGGGGGGACCGGGGCATGGTCCGCACCGGCCTGTCCGCCCTGTGCTCGGGCCTTCTGCTGACGATCGCGGTCACCTTCCTCTTCAGCCTGCTCATCCGCGGCTTCGGCCTCCAGTCGGAGGCGTTCGACCGGGGGCTGCGCCCGGTCTCCGACCTGATCAACACCCCGAACTTCTTCTCCTTCGCCGTCGCGGGCCTGGCCGGTGTCGTCGGCATCGTGTCGCTCACGGAGGCCCGTACGAGCGCCCTGCTCGGCGTGTTCATCTCCGTCACGACCATCCCGGCGGCCGCGGCCATCAGCGTCTCCACGGCCTTTGCCAGCTGGTCCGAGGCACGGGGGTCCCTCATCCAGCTCCTGGTCAACCTCGCGGTGCTCATCGTGGTGGGCGCGGCCGCGCTCAGGTGCCAGCGGGTGATCTGGGGGCGCGTGGGCCGGGCGCGGCACGGCCGGGCCTGA
- a CDS encoding DUF2252 domain-containing protein, with amino-acid sequence MPQERTSPLRAVPGATPQERAALGKAARKLSPRSGHAVYEPAADRPDPLGLLESQSAARLRELVPIRYGRMTESPFRFYRGAAAIMASDLAGTPDSGIRAQLCGDAHLMNFRLLASPERNLLFDINDFDETLPGPWEWDLKRLAASLVIAGRANGFTGKERARVVRATVRSYRESMIRFAEMRNLDVWYTKTDVDRLRTVATDRLAARGRRRVARATAKARTRDSLQAFGKLTEVSGGRLRIAADPPLIVPLADLLPDAERLVTESRLRGLLERYGRSLPTDRRALLADFRPVDMARKVVGVGSVGTRCWIILLLGRDGEDPLFLQAKEADTSVLAPHAGPSTYRNQGRRVVAGQRLMQAAGDIFLGWERVDGFDGKRRDFYVRQLRDWKGVVEPELMVPRGMGAFGELCGSTLARAHARSGDRIAIAAYLGRSDVFDRALETFAERYADQNERDHRALIDAVAAGRLPAAEEADG; translated from the coding sequence ATGCCCCAGGAACGCACCTCACCGCTCCGCGCCGTACCGGGCGCGACACCGCAGGAACGGGCCGCGCTCGGCAAGGCGGCGCGCAAGCTGTCGCCCCGGTCCGGCCACGCCGTGTACGAGCCGGCGGCCGACCGGCCGGACCCACTGGGCCTCCTGGAGTCCCAGTCGGCGGCACGGCTGCGGGAGCTCGTCCCGATCCGGTACGGACGCATGACGGAGTCACCGTTCCGCTTCTACCGCGGTGCCGCGGCGATCATGGCCTCCGACCTGGCGGGGACGCCGGACTCCGGGATCAGGGCCCAGCTGTGCGGCGACGCGCATCTCATGAACTTCCGGCTGCTCGCCTCGCCCGAACGCAACCTGCTGTTCGACATCAACGACTTCGACGAGACCCTGCCGGGCCCCTGGGAGTGGGACCTCAAGCGGCTGGCCGCGAGTCTCGTCATCGCGGGGCGTGCCAACGGCTTCACCGGCAAGGAGCGGGCCCGCGTCGTACGGGCGACCGTGCGGTCGTACCGGGAGTCGATGATCCGGTTCGCGGAGATGCGCAATCTCGATGTCTGGTACACGAAGACCGATGTGGACCGCCTCAGGACCGTGGCCACCGACAGGCTCGCCGCCCGGGGACGCAGGCGGGTGGCCAGGGCGACGGCGAAGGCCCGTACCAGGGACAGCCTCCAGGCGTTCGGCAAACTGACCGAGGTGTCCGGCGGCCGGCTCCGGATCGCCGCCGATCCTCCCCTGATCGTGCCGCTCGCCGACCTGCTGCCCGACGCCGAACGACTGGTGACGGAGAGCCGGCTGCGAGGGCTCCTGGAGCGCTACGGCCGCAGCCTCCCCACGGACCGCAGGGCACTGCTCGCCGACTTCCGGCCCGTGGACATGGCCCGCAAGGTCGTCGGCGTGGGAAGCGTCGGGACGCGCTGCTGGATCATCCTCCTGCTGGGCAGGGACGGCGAGGACCCCCTCTTCCTCCAGGCCAAGGAGGCGGACACCTCGGTCCTGGCACCGCACGCGGGGCCGAGCACCTACCGGAACCAGGGCCGGCGGGTGGTCGCCGGCCAGCGGCTGATGCAGGCGGCGGGCGACATCTTCCTGGGCTGGGAGCGGGTGGACGGCTTCGACGGGAAGCGCCGGGACTTCTACGTGCGCCAGCTGCGCGACTGGAAGGGCGTCGTCGAACCCGAACTGATGGTGCCGCGGGGCATGGGCGCCTTCGGAGAGCTGTGCGGGTCGACCCTGGCCCGCGCGCACGCCCGGTCCGGTGACCGGATCGCCATCGCGGCGTACCTGGGCCGGAGCGACGTGTTCGACCGGGCGCTGGAGACGTTCGCCGAGCGGTACGCCGACCAGAACGAGAGGGACCACCGGGCGCTGATCGACGCGGTGGCCGCGGGCCGGCTACCGGCGGCCGAGGAGGCCGACGGCTGA
- a CDS encoding chloride channel protein: MSAEPVGTPGTESPDPLTVIRTRGYVVLLFMVAVLGVPISAAAFGFLALVHEIQSLTYEDLPRALGFHGTPSWWPVPLLAVAGLLTGLAVRHLPGTGGHRPAEGFVNSGAPTAAELPGVALAALATLGLGAVLGPEAPLIALGGGLAVYAARLLKPGIAPSAGAMVAAAGSFAAVSALLGSPLLGAFLLMEASGLAGMMLGLVLVPGLLASGIGSLIFVGLGSWTGLGTYSLTLPHVPHTPQPTFAEFGWAIALGAAAALAGLGIKRLSLSLQGRVERRRVLTTVVMGLTVGVLALLYAESTGRDASEVLYSGQDDLGGLLAQDATYTATTLLVLIVCKALAYSASLGAFRGGPIFPAMFLGAAAGLVLSHLPGLNATSGFAMGIGAMCVAMLRLPMTSVLLATLLLGSEGITVMPLVIVSVVVSYVLVLRLERPSAAPRTAPR; this comes from the coding sequence ATGTCGGCCGAACCGGTCGGTACACCCGGCACGGAGTCGCCGGATCCGCTCACGGTGATCCGCACCCGGGGGTACGTGGTACTCCTGTTCATGGTCGCGGTCCTCGGAGTGCCCATCTCCGCAGCGGCGTTCGGCTTCCTCGCGCTCGTCCACGAGATCCAGTCCCTGACCTACGAGGACCTCCCCCGCGCGCTGGGCTTTCACGGCACACCCTCCTGGTGGCCGGTCCCGCTGCTCGCCGTGGCCGGCCTGCTGACCGGCCTGGCCGTCCGTCACCTCCCCGGAACGGGCGGGCACAGGCCCGCCGAGGGGTTCGTGAACTCGGGGGCACCGACGGCCGCGGAACTGCCCGGGGTCGCGCTCGCCGCTCTGGCGACCCTCGGGCTCGGAGCGGTTCTCGGCCCGGAGGCGCCCCTGATCGCCCTCGGCGGCGGCCTGGCCGTGTACGCGGCGCGGCTGCTGAAGCCCGGCATCGCGCCGAGCGCGGGCGCCATGGTGGCCGCCGCGGGCAGCTTCGCCGCGGTGAGCGCCCTGCTGGGATCTCCGCTGCTCGGCGCCTTCCTGCTGATGGAGGCGTCCGGCCTCGCCGGGATGATGCTCGGCCTCGTGCTCGTGCCGGGGCTGCTCGCCTCGGGGATCGGGTCGCTCATCTTCGTCGGCCTGGGATCGTGGACCGGCCTGGGGACGTACTCCCTGACCCTCCCCCACGTGCCGCACACCCCCCAGCCCACGTTCGCCGAGTTCGGCTGGGCCATCGCACTGGGGGCGGCCGCCGCACTCGCCGGCCTCGGCATCAAGAGGCTGTCGCTGTCCCTGCAGGGGCGCGTCGAGCGGCGGCGGGTGCTCACGACGGTGGTGATGGGGCTGACCGTCGGGGTGCTCGCGCTGCTCTACGCCGAGAGCACGGGGAGGGACGCCTCCGAGGTGCTGTACTCGGGTCAGGACGACCTGGGCGGCCTGCTCGCCCAGGACGCGACGTACACCGCCACGACGCTTCTCGTCCTCATCGTCTGCAAGGCGCTCGCCTACTCCGCGTCCCTGGGCGCCTTCAGGGGCGGGCCGATCTTCCCGGCGATGTTCCTCGGAGCAGCGGCCGGGCTGGTGCTGTCGCACCTGCCCGGCCTGAACGCGACCTCGGGTTTCGCGATGGGCATCGGCGCCATGTGTGTGGCGATGCTCAGGCTGCCGATGACCTCGGTGCTGCTGGCCACGCTCCTGCTGGGATCGGAGGGCATCACCGTCATGCCGCTCGTGATCGTCTCCGTGGTGGTGTCCTACGTCCTCGTGCTCAGACTCGAGCGTCCCTCTGCGGCCCCGCGCACAGCGCCCAGATGA
- a CDS encoding DUF7144 family membrane protein codes for MAGSTSGVRTDHDSAGARKAAPSGWTVFAGVMMIFGGAMAIFEGIAAIAKDDLFVSTRNYVFQFSLTGWGWVHLILGIVVVVAGFAVFSGAVWARGVGVVLAGLLALANFLWLPYYPFWSIVLIAINVFVIWALCAGPQRDARV; via the coding sequence ATGGCTGGAAGTACGAGTGGGGTACGGACGGACCACGACTCCGCCGGAGCGCGCAAGGCCGCTCCGTCCGGCTGGACCGTCTTCGCCGGCGTGATGATGATCTTCGGTGGCGCCATGGCGATCTTCGAGGGGATCGCCGCCATCGCCAAGGACGACCTGTTCGTCTCGACCCGCAACTACGTGTTCCAGTTCAGCCTGACCGGCTGGGGCTGGGTGCACCTGATCCTGGGCATCGTCGTCGTGGTCGCCGGGTTCGCCGTGTTCAGCGGGGCGGTCTGGGCGCGCGGTGTCGGAGTCGTGCTCGCCGGACTCCTCGCCCTCGCCAACTTCCTCTGGCTCCCGTACTACCCCTTCTGGTCCATCGTCCTCATCGCCATCAACGTCTTCGTCATCTGGGCGCTGTGCGCGGGGCCGCAGAGGGACGCTCGAGTCTGA
- a CDS encoding helix-turn-helix domain-containing protein, translating into MREGEASDTVDGRLAARLGSLRTEHGWSLDELARRTGVSRSTLSRLERGELSPTTAVLGQLCTVYGRTMSRLLREVETEPPQLVPAALQPVWRDDRAGFVRRSVSPPHAGLRAEVIEGTLDAGADIAYEDAPVPGVEQHIWVLEGTVEITVDGTVHTVREGDCLRFRLYGPSHFHCPGPLRVRYALMIVLP; encoded by the coding sequence ATGAGAGAAGGAGAGGCATCGGACACCGTCGACGGCCGCCTCGCGGCACGTCTGGGCTCGCTCCGCACCGAACACGGGTGGTCGCTGGACGAGCTGGCCCGCCGCACCGGGGTGAGCCGCTCGACCCTGTCCCGGCTGGAGCGGGGCGAGCTGAGCCCCACCACCGCCGTGCTCGGACAGCTCTGCACGGTGTACGGGCGGACGATGTCCCGGCTGCTGAGGGAGGTGGAGACGGAACCCCCGCAGCTGGTCCCCGCCGCGCTGCAGCCGGTCTGGCGGGACGACCGGGCGGGCTTCGTACGCCGCTCCGTGTCACCGCCGCACGCAGGGCTGCGCGCCGAGGTCATCGAGGGCACGCTCGACGCCGGAGCGGACATCGCGTACGAGGACGCGCCCGTGCCCGGCGTGGAGCAGCACATCTGGGTGCTCGAAGGCACGGTCGAGATCACCGTCGACGGGACCGTGCACACGGTGCGCGAGGGCGACTGCCTGCGCTTCCGGCTGTACGGCCCCTCCCACTTCCACTGCCCGGGCCCGCTGCGGGTCCGCTACGCGTTGATGATCGTCCTGCCGTGA
- a CDS encoding GNAT family N-acetyltransferase has translation MTEIVPMSGPGLVTYADELAALLIEAVEGGASVGFLTPLDRASAADWWRGRATTVETGSQQIWIARDDERVAGTISLVRTALPNARHRAEVAKLVVRPSARGRGVGRALLTAVEEFAAAEGLTLLVLDTETGSDAERLYRSAGWTPCGSVPDYATDPYGTLRATTFYYRALTP, from the coding sequence ATGACCGAGATCGTCCCCATGTCCGGCCCCGGACTGGTCACGTACGCCGATGAGCTCGCGGCCCTGCTGATCGAGGCGGTGGAAGGCGGGGCCTCCGTCGGATTCCTCACCCCGCTGGACCGGGCCTCCGCCGCCGACTGGTGGCGGGGACGGGCCACCACGGTCGAGACGGGGAGCCAGCAGATCTGGATCGCCCGTGACGACGAGCGGGTGGCGGGCACGATCTCCCTGGTCAGGACGGCCCTGCCCAACGCACGCCACCGCGCTGAGGTCGCCAAGCTCGTGGTCAGGCCGTCGGCCCGCGGCCGGGGGGTCGGCCGTGCGCTGCTCACCGCGGTCGAGGAGTTCGCGGCCGCCGAGGGGCTGACGCTGCTGGTCCTGGACACCGAGACGGGGAGCGACGCCGAGCGGCTGTACCGCTCGGCGGGCTGGACCCCGTGCGGCTCCGTCCCGGACTACGCGACGGACCCGTACGGCACGCTCAGGGCGACGACCTTCTACTACCGGGCGCTCACCCCCTGA
- a CDS encoding glutathione peroxidase: protein MTLHDIPLRTLTGEATSLGAYEGSAVLLVNVASKCGLTPQYAGLERLQKEYGDRGFTVLGVPCNQFAGQEPGTAEEIQTFCSATYGVSFPLLEKIDVNGENRHPLYAELTKLDDAEGAAGDVQWNFEKFLISPAGEPVARIRPRTEPEAPEVVALIEASLPQ from the coding sequence ATGACGCTGCACGACATCCCGCTCCGCACGCTCACCGGCGAAGCGACCTCGCTGGGAGCCTACGAGGGTTCGGCGGTCCTGCTGGTGAACGTCGCGTCCAAGTGCGGACTCACCCCGCAGTACGCCGGACTGGAGAGGCTCCAGAAGGAGTACGGGGACCGCGGGTTCACCGTTCTCGGAGTGCCCTGCAACCAGTTCGCGGGCCAGGAGCCGGGGACCGCCGAGGAGATCCAGACCTTCTGCTCCGCGACGTACGGGGTCAGCTTCCCGCTGCTGGAGAAGATCGACGTCAACGGCGAGAACCGGCACCCCCTGTACGCGGAGCTGACGAAGCTCGACGACGCCGAGGGCGCGGCCGGCGACGTCCAGTGGAACTTCGAGAAGTTCCTGATCTCCCCCGCGGGCGAGCCGGTCGCCCGGATCCGCCCCCGCACCGAGCCGGAGGCCCCCGAGGTCGTCGCGCTGATCGAGGCCAGCCTGCCGCAGTAG